The Fusobacterium sp. JB019 genome has a segment encoding these proteins:
- a CDS encoding fumarate hydratase: protein MREIKLDLVTQEVEKLCIESNYFICQDVFEKLEEAYEKEESKVAKNILGQILENDRIAAREQVPICQDTGLAVIFLEIGTEVKLNGDIYEAINEGVRRGYEKGYLRKSSVRHPLDRVNTKDNTPAIIHTKLVAGSDKIKIVMAPKGGGAENMSTVKMLKPADGIEGVKKFVVDFVKNASGNPCPPIFVGIGLGGTFEKSALLAKQALLRDVNDESEDPINAKLEKDLLELINKTGVGPMGLGGMTTAIAVKVESFPCHIASLPLAININCHASRHKSIVL from the coding sequence TATTTCATTTGCCAAGATGTATTTGAAAAATTAGAGGAAGCTTATGAAAAAGAAGAATCTAAAGTAGCTAAAAATATATTAGGGCAAATTTTAGAAAATGACAGAATAGCAGCTAGAGAACAAGTGCCAATTTGTCAAGATACTGGACTTGCAGTAATTTTTCTTGAAATAGGAACTGAGGTTAAATTAAATGGAGATATTTATGAAGCTATTAATGAAGGAGTTAGAAGAGGATACGAAAAAGGATATTTAAGAAAATCTTCTGTAAGACATCCTTTAGATAGAGTAAATACAAAGGATAATACTCCTGCAATAATTCATACAAAATTAGTGGCAGGATCAGATAAAATTAAAATAGTAATGGCTCCTAAAGGTGGAGGTGCTGAGAATATGAGTACTGTAAAAATGTTAAAACCAGCTGATGGGATAGAAGGAGTTAAAAAATTTGTAGTTGATTTTGTTAAAAATGCAAGTGGAAATCCTTGTCCACCAATATTTGTTGGAATAGGACTTGGTGGAACTTTTGAAAAATCAGCACTACTTGCAAAACAAGCTTTACTTAGAGATGTTAATGATGAAAGTGAAGATCCAATTAATGCAAAATTAGAAAAGGATTTATTAGAGCTTATTAATAAAACAGGTGTTGGACCAATGGGACTTGGTGGAATGACTACAGCTATAGCAGTTAAAGTTGAAAGTTTTCCATGTCATATAGCTTCATTACCATTAGCTATAAATATTAATTGTCATGCTTCTAGACATAAATCAATTGTTTTATAG
- a CDS encoding permease: MFNWLDYLVTLLVEDVFGISVASSLGGSIHFFIYDVIKILILLGIMIFLISYVRSYFPPERTKKILGKFSGIKGNIMASLLGIVTPFCSCSSVPLFIGFIEGGIPLSVTFSFLITSPIVNEAAFAILLASFGWKIAFVYVITGVVVGVVGGILIGTFKMESYIEEYVFKMQSADIELEKLSRNERISFAVQNVKDIVGRIWIFLLIGIGIGALIHGWAPSELLLKYAGPDNPLAVFLAVGLGIPLYSNALGTIPIAEALIAKGVGIGTALAFMMATTALSLPEMILLRKVIKPKLIMVFVLITGISIIFVGYLFNILAPWLIG, encoded by the coding sequence ATGTTTAATTGGTTAGATTATTTAGTTACTTTATTAGTTGAAGATGTTTTTGGTATCAGTGTTGCAAGTTCTTTGGGAGGATCTATTCACTTTTTCATATATGATGTTATAAAGATTTTAATATTATTAGGGATTATGATTTTTTTAATTTCTTATGTTAGAAGTTATTTTCCACCTGAAAGAACGAAAAAAATATTAGGAAAGTTTTCTGGAATTAAAGGAAATATAATGGCTTCTCTTTTGGGAATTGTTACTCCTTTTTGTTCTTGTTCTTCAGTTCCTTTGTTCATAGGATTTATTGAAGGGGGGATTCCTTTAAGCGTAACTTTTTCATTTTTAATAACTTCTCCAATAGTAAATGAAGCAGCCTTTGCAATTTTACTAGCATCATTTGGTTGGAAGATAGCGTTTGTTTATGTTATAACAGGTGTTGTTGTAGGAGTTGTTGGAGGAATACTTATAGGAACTTTTAAAATGGAAAGTTATATTGAAGAGTATGTTTTTAAAATGCAATCAGCAGATATAGAACTTGAAAAATTAAGTAGAAATGAAAGAATTAGTTTTGCTGTTCAGAATGTAAAGGATATTGTAGGAAGAATTTGGATATTTTTATTAATTGGTATAGGAATAGGAGCTCTTATTCATGGTTGGGCCCCATCTGAATTATTATTAAAATATGCAGGACCTGATAATCCTCTAGCTGTATTTTTAGCAGTAGGTTTAGGAATTCCTCTATATTCAAATGCTCTTGGAACAATTCCAATTGCTGAAGCTTTAATTGCAAAGGGAGTAGGAATAGGTACAGCTCTAGCTTTTATGATGGCTACAACAGCTTTATCTTTACCAGAAATGATATTACTTCGTAAAGTAATTAAGCCAAAATTAATAATGGTGTTTGTTTTAATAACAGGTATTTCAATTATATTTGTTGGATATTTGTTTAATATATTAGCTCCTTGGCTTATAGGTTAA
- a CDS encoding aspartate ammonia-lyase — translation MEYRIEVDSIGEIKVPKEAYFGAQTWRAVHNFHITGYHTHPAFVRGLAYVKKATSMANAHAGVISKEIADVMVQASEEILAGKFDDQFITDVIQGGAGTSVNMNINEVIANRGNELLGGQLGVYDKVHPNDHVNFGQSTNDDFPTGGKIAVQLLGKELLVEIKRLDRVLEKKAKEFDHMIKMGRTHLQDAVPIRVGQEFRAFAGPIKRDIKRIKSALDDLKVINMGATAVGTGINADVNYMDCVVKILSEITDIKFTQATDLVDGTRNLDGFVWLSSALKTCATNLSKTANDLRLMASGPKTGLFEINLPKQQPGSSIMPGKVNPVIPEVLNQVCFQIFGNDLTITKAAEAGQFELNVFEPVLFFNLLQSLEILKNGIKTFIDNCLIGITVNEERCKEIVENSIGIITAITPHVGYKNAANIAKKSLSTGISVRKLIIEAGLLSDEELDVILNPFEMTKPGISGKVLLEKRKK, via the coding sequence ATGGAATATAGAATAGAAGTAGATTCAATTGGAGAAATAAAGGTTCCAAAGGAGGCGTATTTTGGAGCTCAAACTTGGAGAGCTGTTCATAATTTTCATATTACGGGATATCATACTCATCCAGCTTTTGTTAGAGGACTAGCTTACGTAAAAAAAGCTACTTCAATGGCAAATGCTCATGCAGGGGTTATTTCAAAGGAAATAGCAGATGTAATGGTTCAAGCTTCAGAGGAAATATTAGCAGGAAAATTTGATGATCAATTTATAACTGATGTTATTCAAGGTGGAGCAGGGACATCTGTTAATATGAATATAAATGAAGTAATTGCAAATAGAGGAAATGAATTACTAGGTGGACAATTAGGAGTTTATGACAAAGTTCATCCAAATGATCATGTTAACTTTGGACAATCAACTAATGATGATTTCCCAACTGGAGGAAAAATTGCAGTTCAACTTTTAGGAAAAGAACTTTTAGTTGAGATTAAAAGATTAGATAGAGTTTTAGAAAAAAAAGCTAAAGAATTTGATCATATGATAAAAATGGGAAGAACTCATTTGCAAGATGCAGTACCTATTAGAGTAGGACAAGAATTTAGAGCCTTTGCAGGACCTATAAAAAGAGATATTAAAAGAATAAAATCAGCTTTAGATGATTTGAAAGTTATAAATATGGGAGCAACTGCTGTTGGAACAGGAATAAATGCAGATGTTAACTATATGGATTGTGTTGTGAAAATATTATCTGAAATTACTGATATTAAATTTACTCAAGCTACAGATTTAGTTGATGGAACAAGAAACTTAGATGGATTTGTTTGGTTATCATCAGCTTTAAAAACTTGTGCAACAAATTTATCAAAAACAGCTAATGATTTAAGATTAATGGCTTCAGGTCCTAAGACAGGATTATTTGAAATTAATTTACCAAAACAACAACCTGGTTCATCAATTATGCCAGGAAAAGTAAATCCTGTTATACCAGAAGTTTTAAATCAAGTTTGTTTCCAAATATTTGGAAATGATTTAACTATAACAAAGGCTGCTGAAGCAGGACAATTTGAATTAAATGTTTTTGAGCCTGTATTATTCTTTAATTTATTACAATCTCTTGAAATTTTAAAAAATGGAATAAAAACATTTATAGATAATTGCTTAATTGGAATTACAGTAAATGAAGAAAGATGTAAAGAAATAGTAGAAAATAGTATTGGAATTATTACTGCAATAACACCTCATGTTGGTTATAAGAATGCAGCTAATATTGCCAAAAAATCATTAAGTACTGGAATTTCTGTTAGAAAACTTATAATAGAAGCAGGACTTTTAAGTGATGAAGAGTTAGACGTTATTTTAAATCCTTTTGAAATGACTAAGCCAGGAATTTCTGGAAAAGTATTGTTAGAAAAAAGAAAAAAATAA
- a CDS encoding Fe-S-containing hydro-lyase has protein sequence MIMKLTTPFKEEDLKKLRIGDSVEITGTLYTARDAAHKRLVELIEAGKELPFDIKDQGIFYVGPTPPKPGKVIGSAGPTTSYRMDPYAPILMANGLKVMIGKGGRSKEVKDAIKKYNAVYLGAIGGAGALLSKCIKKAELIAYEDLGAEAIRKLEVENFPVIVVNDVYGGDLYEEGQSKWNREED, from the coding sequence ATTATTATGAAATTAACTACACCTTTTAAAGAAGAAGATTTAAAAAAATTAAGAATAGGTGACAGTGTTGAAATAACAGGAACATTATATACAGCAAGAGATGCAGCTCATAAAAGATTAGTAGAATTAATAGAGGCAGGAAAAGAGTTACCCTTTGATATAAAAGATCAAGGAATATTTTATGTAGGACCAACTCCTCCAAAGCCAGGAAAAGTTATAGGAAGTGCGGGACCAACAACTAGTTATAGAATGGATCCATATGCTCCAATTTTAATGGCAAACGGCTTAAAAGTAATGATTGGAAAGGGTGGAAGATCTAAGGAAGTTAAAGATGCTATAAAAAAATATAATGCAGTATATTTAGGTGCAATTGGTGGAGCTGGAGCTCTTCTTTCTAAATGTATAAAAAAAGCTGAATTAATAGCTTATGAAGATTTAGGAGCAGAAGCAATTAGAAAATTAGAAGTTGAAAATTTTCCAGTTATAGTTGTAAATGATGTTTATGGTGGAGATCTTTACGAAGAGGGTCAAAGCAAATGGAATAGAGAAGAAGATTAA
- a CDS encoding thioredoxin family protein, translated as MDNVKILGSGCKKCRALEENTKKAIEELEIEANVEHVTDMAKIVGYGVMSTPALVINDKVVSTGKVLKVEEAKETIKKNINK; from the coding sequence ATGGATAATGTAAAAATACTAGGATCAGGATGTAAAAAATGTAGAGCTTTAGAGGAAAATACAAAGAAAGCTATTGAAGAACTTGAAATTGAAGCTAATGTGGAGCATGTAACTGATATGGCTAAAATAGTAGGATACGGAGTTATGTCAACACCAGCTCTTGTAATTAATGATAAGGTAGTATCAACTGGAAAAGTTTTAAAAGTTGAGGAAGCAAAAGAAACAATTAAAAAGAATATAAATAAATAA
- a CDS encoding metalloregulator ArsR/SmtB family transcription factor, translating to MDKKKLAKFFKAFGDENRLKILDLIKDEEKCACNILEELHISQSTLSHHMKVLEESEIVVSRKEGKWTHYSIDPRGVERLVQVLNKLNSKK from the coding sequence TTGGATAAAAAAAAATTAGCTAAATTTTTCAAAGCCTTTGGTGATGAAAATAGATTAAAAATATTAGATCTTATTAAGGATGAAGAAAAATGTGCATGCAATATATTAGAAGAATTACATATTAGTCAGTCAACATTATCTCACCATATGAAAGTTTTAGAAGAATCAGAAATAGTAGTTTCTAGAAAAGAAGGGAAATGGACTCATTATTCCATAGATCCAAGAGGAGTGGAAAGATTGGTCCAGGTATTAAATAAATTAAATTCTAAGAAATAA